TATGCAACGGTGAGATTGAGATAGGTGAAGGTAcagaaattattattattatatatacccAGATGAAGATAACATGAGagtaggaaggagacgagaaaAATAACATGAGGGCATCTTACGCTGAAGCAGGGGAGGGAAGTGGAAGCGATGTACGCAACTCTAAAGTAAGGCATAACTTGCCATGTGCGCAACTCTGACCTGCTGGCGGCATGCATGCTGTCTGTGTACAAAAAAAACCCTGCTGCGAGATTCCAGAAGGAAGGAATTGTAAGTGAGACAGAACAACTCTAAAGTTTGGTTCTTAAGAGTGTGTAACAAGCATTGTATCTTCGTCTCCTTTCTTCCATTAACATAGCGGCTCTGGTGGCAGTTGTATTGCCTTTAACAAAAGCGGCTGTGGTGGCAGTTGTCAGCAGCGTGGAAACCCAAGCTCTCCATCTACCTAGATCCAAAGCCCAGTATCAGTTCCAGAAGCAAGGAAAAGAACAAACTATCAAGCAAGCATAAATAAGGTTATTATTATAGTTAATAACAGTACGTGCATTTATCAATCATCAAGCAAGGCATAACGTGCGTGCAATATATATAGCAGCAGCATGCTGGTTCCATTCTAAGTTTGGTACTCGATTCTTGTAGTGTGTAGCAAGGATTGGACCGTCGcctttttttttccattttcgaGCTGATCCATCTTATATATATAAGCTAAGGCTCATGCCTGATGCCTTGCCATTTGCCTTACACCCTCAAGAGCAGTTAGCCCAACTGAGACGCAAGCAGTACCTGCAAATTGAGGTGCCTCCATCCTTTATCCCGAAACTATATATGCAGTGAATACTTTTAAAGTTCATTTCTGTAATGTCTTCTTACTTGCTTGCTTGCATTGTTCGACCATCCTTTTCCATTATATTCTCTAAACTTCACCTATATCTGTATTTAGAGAACCATGCCATAAATATTTCCCACATATATCTCTAGGTTTTGTTCTGTATACTGTAATACCTTATCACCATTTTTCTTGTGTGAAAATTTCATGACAGAACTACCATATCTTGAATTTAGAGAGCAGGGTAGCCTCGCCATTTTCATCAAAAGCGTAGCCTCTCTATTGATGGAGAGTGAGAAGGGTGGTTTTAGATTGCAAAAGAGATGGAGAGTGCTTTAGAGAGTCTATAGGAGTCtggctttttgttttgttttctaaATTTTATGATAAAGCAGTgtgtagagatcctcttggagAAGTTTGTTTCTCTAGCTAgctatacatgcatgcatgttctaTTCACATTAATGCAGGATCATGCCTGGAAAATGTATCTGTAGCGAATCTACATGTTAACTGAAAGTTCTATCCttctaaaaaaaggaaaaaagaatgaGCGAAATAGGTAGCTTGAGCGAGGCTGGTTCTTTTCCAGCGTTAGTTTTAAACTCCCCGTTGCTCGCCTTTTGGGGTAAGTATAAGCATACTAACGTCTTGATCTTTGAACTCCCAGCTGCTTGCCCTTTTGGTGTAAGTAAGCATACTAAACGTCTAGTATCTCTTGGCAAATCCTAATTCACTTTAAAACAATAGATCTAGATTGAAAAAAAAGAATTATCATGATCCAAACTATATGAGGGTCTAGTATAAGGTGATTTAGTACAAGTGGCACAAAAGAATAAATGATCCAGTGGTTGTTCTGATGAAACAAGTGTATGATTCTGATGTACTTGTATATGTATAGGACGGACGTCTAGGGGAGCCATGGCGGCAATCTTGGATGCTATGGGACCCTACGTGATGCAGCTGATAGCCGACATGGCAACAGAAGAGGTGAAGATGTTGCTGGGCATATCTGGCGATATTGAGAAGCTAGAGAACAACATGGAAAGTATCAAATGCTTCCTTACTGACGCTGAGAGGAAGGGCATCACTGAATTGAGGGTGCAAAGATGGGTTCAGAAGCTCAAGAACGCCATGTATGACGCCACTGACATCCTAGACCTATGTCAAATCAAAGCTGACAAGCAGAGGGAATCGAAAGGTAGCAGCACGGTTGAAAAGGCTCCAGGTTGCTGCCGGCCATTGCCCTCCTGCCTACGGAATCCTGTGTTCGCACACAAGATAGGTAGCCGCATCAAGGAGCTCAACCAGAGGTTGGACAACCTATATGAAGAGGCTCACAAGTTCAACTTCATCAATCTAGGATCCCACCCAGAACAGAGGATGTCCACTGTAGAGAAGGTGACATCTGAGTTTGTTGAATCAGCTATTGTTGGTGAGAAAATTGAGAGGGAGACAAGGGAGCTTGGTCAAATGCTAACCATCAATGGACACCACGACATCAAAGTGGTGGCCATTGTGGGCACAGGTGGCATGGGCAAAACCACGTTGGCCCAGAAGATCTTCAATGAGACCACTGTCCAAGGACACTTCAAAGTGAAGATATGGCTAAGCATCACCCAACACTTTGATGAGGTTGAGCTTCTCAGGACAGCAATTGAGCATGCTGGAGGAGTCCATGGTGGGgtgcaagacaagaccctcctctCATGGAGGCTCACCAACACCTTGTCCATGGGTAGATTTCTCCTGGTCCTGGATGATGTGTGGAGTAATGTAGCATAGAGCAATGTGCTTAGTGTTCCGGTCAGAAATGCAAGTAAAAATCAACAGGGCAATTGGGTGCTAATCACTACAAGATTAGGACCTAGCTCTACGGACTAGAGCCTCCTTCTACAAACATCATGTCAGCCCACTCAATGAAGATGATGCTTCATCCTTGCTCAACAAACAGTTGCCGCCAACACCTGGTCAAGTTAGTGAACACATATACCATTTATTTTGCCGTTTAATGCACATTATTCCCTTAACTCTATCTATTCAAGGCCTATTTTGACATAGTAAGTTTAGAAAACTATGGTATTACAAACTAGTTACAATATACAACTCCTAGTAAAGCCATAAGTACGCATCCAAATTATCGAGCTTTATTGTTGAATCTAAAGTGACTCATGAATATGCATCAAAATTATCCACACTAATCCATTACGTGTCCACCTATAGAAGTTTGAACCTTTGAGATATAAGTCTTA
The sequence above is drawn from the Miscanthus floridulus cultivar M001 chromosome 15, ASM1932011v1, whole genome shotgun sequence genome and encodes:
- the LOC136507742 gene encoding putative disease resistance protein RGA4, which produces MAAILDAMGPYVMQLIADMATEEVKMLLGISGDIEKLENNMESIKCFLTDAERKGITELRVQRWVQKLKNAMYDATDILDLCQIKADKQRESKGSSTVEKAPGCCRPLPSCLRNPVFAHKIGSRIKELNQRLDNLYEEAHKFNFINLGSHPEQRMSTVEKVTSEFVESAIVGEKIERETRELGQMLTINGHHDIKVVAIVGTGGMGKTTLAQKIFNETTVQGHFKVKIWLSITQHFDEVELLRTAIEHAGGVHGGVQDKTLLSWRLTNTLSMGRFLLVLDDVWSNVA